The DNA region ttagcccacccaactacctcatccccatgttatttattttgctcatttgcaccccagtatctctatttgcacatcatctcgtgcacatctatcattccagtgttaatactaattgtaattattttgcactatagcctatttattgccttacctccataacttgctacatttgcacacactgtatagatattttctgtggtatttttgactatgttttgttttaccccatacgtaactctgtgttgttgtttttatcgtactgctttgctttcttggccaggtcgcagttgtaaatgagaacttgttctcaactggcttacctggttaaataaaggtgtaataaataaaaaactacTGAAACccttgcataccccacaagacatgccaccagaggtctcttcacagtccccaagtccagaacagactatgggaggagcACAGTACAACATAGAGCCAAGACTACATGGAACTATATTCCATATAACTCATGCATGCAGTCAAATTAGATTTAGAAAacggataaaaatacaccttatggaacagcggggactgtgaagcaacacaaacataggcacagacacatgcatacaaacacatgataacatatgcactatacacacaggtacacatggattttgtgttgtagtaGAGTAggagcctgagggcacacacttaatatgttgtgaaatctgttgtgaatgtattgtaattttTGAAAAAATTGTATAActaccttaattttgctggacctgtcgtagtaaatataaaatgttatagcttggtctgactaaaatgttgtgcatgacccattttgtgttaggagcttgttttcaatcaatgctgttcctatgcaagaacaatggacagaggaccatatcttgtcaaggacaacacccacgccacaggccacaatcactgTAGCTCCCCACGAGTTTCCCttgagacatacacacactcacacacacatctcaatgtagacgcacactcattctcatgcctcacgagttctTTGCTctgtggacgcacacacacaaactccacttctttctactggtcgggtgccaagggcagaggactctgccgtgcaccaatggggcttctactctggacagagcagacccgcctcctacgcctcaggaaccaatcaagggactagaagaaggaccccttcctctatgttacattgtataaagtaatgctgtaaactctgtttatCCATCCTTCTCAGCTGACACTATTAGCGTGGCATATGATTAGGTCCATGCATGTTAATTAGCAGGatcccatgcatgtagcttgagcagtaccagctatctctgtgtttaataaactgccttttgcttaaacaaattcctctccgtctagcgtcgttggttttgtacttcctctccatattatggtttcaccaacaaaatggtagcagaggatggtttaattcgatctaaagagttggtgcgagaggaaaaggcaaatcatcgatctaaaaacagacggaagagtgacctgaaatCCAGGAGACATCAACTATTCGTCTTGCCTCAGGaacctgatcagagcgcgctcttctaaaaaggtacgcagagcctgttaaaacgaaatcttgcacattgtattatagaccaataccaaattatgatcagtagtactgagtgtgagtatgaatacttgttaaataatttccatcctaaatgaattaaggcataaatgagatatctggtactgtgaacactgaatactgatggttgtatattaTGAGAGTCTTACCAGTGGCTGAAGACTGAGGATTGTATCTTATGGGTTAAATTGCGATTTAACACAGTATgtggataagatttgacccaCAACTAGATTCCTAAAGGGACCCAGTTTGAACTGAGACTTTTTGCATAAATCCTATTAGGGGAGGTCCTACCCTATAGGTTGCGAGGAGGTTGAAGTCAAAACTGTGGCAGAGTTCTAGACATTAGGTGGGGGAGAATCACCGAAATTGACCAGAGGTACTAAATTCCCGGGGATGCCAGTTATCTTTGTGATTTCACATTTAAAACGTTCCATTTAAATGGTTGTGTGAAAGGTACAATTAAGCTGAGACTAAGTCTTTCCTAGTGATTGAGttgtctaaaaaaaaaaaaaaaatcctttgaTAGGGATCCAGTTGCTTCTGTGACTTCACATAATGAAGGTGCCTTTTAAGGTTGTGTGAAGGGTGCAGTCGAACTGAGACTATGTTTTAGGACGCTCTGGTAATCTAAATTCAAGTTGCTTCTCCGACTTCACATGTTAAATTGGTCCTTACAAAAGGACGTGTGAAGGGTGGCAGTCGAACTGAGAATGTGTTCTAGGACTCTTGATAGCCTGAATACATTAAGCATTGCAATTCCAATTGGcttttggctgtgtgttttgatgtattataacgtgtaatggatgatgggaagttatagtgagacttatgagactgaacaccaatctgtggaattgagtgaatttgacctagggtttcaggaaccagggactggggagactgatattgaagttgtgcatgattctagaacaagcgtgagataactaaagcgtggtgtgtgctgtgtgtagaaATTACTGCATTGGTATATGTGACTGGAATTCTGATTTTTTATGATAATAATTGCATTACAAATTATATAAATTAGCCTCTTTATATGCGAGGGTGTCATACATGAGATAAGTCTGTATTTGATACCGATAATACATCCTTGGAAATAAAACACCAGGGACGGGATAAGTGTATAAAGATAGAGAAAGCAAGATGGCAGGGCCAAACATAACTAAACCCAAATTTAATGAATGCCTAGAACAACgaatgacagagagagcagagggagagttgAGAGTAGGGACATGGGAAATAGAGGAGAGTAGGAGGGTGCAACCTAAAACATCTGACACAATGTGTGTGAAAGGGTCTCCTACAGTCGCCCCAGACACCAGCACCACTCCTGGCCCCACCTCACTATACAGCCTAAAAGGCACCATGACTTTTGGCCCACAACCACAACCATGGCCTCAGCGGGGCACTCCACCGGGTCCTCCTAGAAGAGGGAACTACCTGTGCTATCATTGTGGAAGAACTGGACATTTTAGGCGTGATTGTAAGGAACACCCACAATTTAACCATCAACCCCAATGGAGGGGAAGAGGCAGAGGTACACCACaatggagaggtagaggaaggggaggacccccacaacaaccataaacccaCCTGTCTGAACTCCAGGTGCCCGAAGGCGTGATCCTCATCCAATACTACTACCACCGACATCACAGATTGAACTCAACCAGGACCCTATGAACACTCAGTCTGGGCCCAGGAGGGGGcggcagaggacaggacagaactcTGGAGGTGCCATGATGGAAGACTATTTGAACCAGCTAGACTCTGCCCAGTCCCACACATCTGGTGGCACCCTCACATGACAGAAACTGTAGACAGGTTTTCAAAATGGGTAGAGGCAATTCCTACAGAAAACTACAGAATTAGAGGATGATAGGTCAGTCATTAAGTGGCTACAAACTAAGTTAATACCCAGATATGGTGTACCAAGGCAGATAAGATCTGACAACCACACATTTTAGCAACAAACACCTGAAAAAGGTGGAGGTAAGATTCGGAATCATGCACAGATTCGGTTCAGTAACATCCACAGTCCCAACCAAACATTTAAAGCTAAAATAACAAAGGTTTGTGCAGGAACAAAATTAACAtaggtccaccaagggagggaggtcatatgccctcccttgatgtacaacagatagaaatgactgattatgtgaagaaattgacgaaattttctgcagcactctcttctcaggtgcagaaggcccaagagggggagctgtcgggaagtacgctgacactgaaggtaaaagtgggagactgggtgagggtaaaagtccacaagagaaagtggctggaacccaggtggactggaccgtacgaagtgaaggaggttacttcacactcagtccaggtcagaggtaaatcaggcgtaccctggcaccatctaactcattgcacaccagcccccactccttcTAGATCACTGACAGAAGTCAGGGCTGATTTGAGCAGCCAAAACCAAAATTTGACACCAAAATGAAGATGAAATAAAATTTCAATAACAGCTTTGATGTATTTAATCACTCACTAGAGGGGGACTAACATTGTTTGATTAACTAGCCATGTAATCACTCACTAGAGGGGGACTAACATTGTTTAATTACCTGCCCATATAATTAGTATGCTAGTTTTGTTTTCTTTCCTTCATTACTCTTTTTCTTTTAAGACTGATTCAACTATGCTTAATGCCAACATAATTAATGGATCACGTCTAgtagacgtgaagagggggatttgtcgtagtaaatataaaatgttatagcttggtctgactaaaatgttgtgcatgacccattttgtgttaggagcttgttttcaatcaatgctgttcctatgcaagaacaatggacagaggaccatatcttgtcaaggacaacacccacgccacaggccacaatcactgTAGCTCCCCACGAGTTTCCCttgagacatacacacactcacacacacatctcaatgtggacgcacactcattctcatgcctcacgagttctTTGCTctgtggacgcacacacacaaactccacttctttctactggtcgggtgccaagggcagaggactctgccgtgcaccaatggggcttctactctggacagagcagacccgcctcctacgcctcgggaaccaatcaagggactagaagaaggaccccttcctctatgttacattgtataaagtaatgctgtaaactctgtttatCCATCCTTCTCAGCTGACACTATTAGCGTGGCATATGATTAGGTCCATGCATGTTAATTAGCAGGatcccatgcatgtagcttgagcagtaccagctatctctgtgtttaataaactgccttttgcttaagcaaattcctctccgtctagcgtcgttggttttgtacttcctctccatattatggtttcaccaacagaCCCCAgtgtcatgcgtcagtgtgtagcggtaggacggagtcaggcgcaggacacagaacttggtcaacgacgtactttacttgtcacaagtaaataaacatatcttcCACGCAGGGAAGCAAAAACAGACTCAcaatgacaacaaaacaacgaacaatcacgcacaacaccgcgagagaaccagagggtaaaatagggaaacaaattatcgtaatttgaaccaggtgtgtgcaatatagacaaaacaagtagaacacataaaaatagatcggtggcagctagtactctggtgatgactaacgccgaagcctgcccgagcaaggaggaggagcagcctcggctgaattcgtgacacccaggaagagtagctgctgccttggcataataaatacaaacacaAATACGCTATGCAACCAACTGTGACATGTTTTGCTATGGCCCTGGGTTGGTTTGAGTTTATTGCTGCTAGTTAGTACACTGTTGTAGTCAGACATAAGTTAGCTAGTACCACCATAGCTGCATCCAATATTTATTTGTGCCCTAGACATGGGTTGCAACTCGGAGGCTAGTGATTGTTTAGTCTAAATTACATTAACCTATACTGGCATGGAAATACAATGACTTTGCAAaagtaggcaaataattagtaggaaacaactttgccatattATGATGtcatcaaatttactttagagagatggcaatgttAATATTACTGTTACTAGCAAAGTTCAAAAATAGCTAACAGtgctaatattagctagctaaaattcgTTGGTCCGCTCAatcttatactgaacaaaacatgcaacaatttcaaagattttactgagttacagttcatataaggaaatcagtcaattgaaatacattcattaggccctaatctatggatttcacatgactgggcaggggtgcagccatgggtgggccttggagggcataggcccacccacttggcagccaggcccacccatagaCAGAAATACTCTAATTCGAAttgtaatgaggtagctagctagctaacatcagctATGCATGCGATGGTAGTGATAACGATTATCAAAATATACATAACCAGATACATAAATAGCAGTCTTTGGTCTAGCTACCGGTATACTCACCACCACTGTTGACCAACGAACTCCAACCACCTATTCCGCATGATAGGGTCCTTTCGGCAGGACATACAGACCATTGTTGTTGGCTGTGCATCCTGCTGGAAGTATGCATTGCATGGTCAATCCATAAAGCAAAGTGGGCAGAGGGGCGATTTGCATGTGGAGCTTGGCAAAATTTTACCTATTACCTTTAACATATTTCTTGACTGAAAATCTCTCTCACCAATGTAGCAAGACTATAAATGTAATGGTAAGACAGGTTTGGAAAGGAGAGCTCACCTCTTTGCTATGCTATGGCCAACATTTACCATAGGGGGGCAGCAGCTGGTCAATCCAACTCTGCAATCTCAGGGCCTCTTTCACTACCATGAAAAATACTTCAAACCTAGCAAGCACACGCATGTTGTCTTCAAGAAATGTCATTTTCTAATTTATAAATTACAGTGTATATCTGTTATGTcggcaaaaaaaaaaatcagctcCTTCTCAGGAATCAGGGCTACAATTAGCTTACTGTTACAGGTAGTTACCGTAGCTACAATACTGTAGGACTGTTAATCTCAGTGTAATAAGATACCAGTAGGAGGTAATACAACTACTGAATCTGATTAAATATAGAGGTTGCCTATCTACATGGATCTCATTTTGAAGAGAGTGTTTAGACTAGAAAGAGAGCAACGTCTGCAGAAAATGTgtctgtgcgtgcatgtgtgtgagctTGCATTTGTGTCGGGTCAAACAGGTGCAGGAGGTAAAAATGAGGACACTTGGCATACTACGGTTTATTGTAGAATGAATGACTGTTTATATACAGCAGTTACATCTGGTGTATATTTGATCAATGTCTATTGGATCATTGTTATCAAGTTAACACACTGAATTCAACCTTTCATTCAGAATTGTTTTGCAAACAACCATACAAATCATACAGATGGGAAAGAAGACTTGAACATTCTTAGGTCTCCTGTACTGTGTGTACCTGAACAGACATGAGATTAAATATTTCTCAATTTCAGCTTTGCGACTTGAGAGCCCAAAAAAGGCTTGACTGTTCAGAGGGCTTGACTGTTCAGAGGCGTGTAGAGATGTTCTGAGATCTCCTGTTTTCAAAGAATCATGTGGTTTGGTTCCCTGTCTCTCTCAAACCCTCGACCCCTGTAGAGCTGTGCCGTGCCCACATCCTCTCCCTGTACGACCCCCACCTAGGCCATGTTTCTTCCCCTATACCCTTcagcccccacacacacacagactccaaaGAACCAAGCTCTATAGCCATGCAGTTCTAGGCACTAACAACTAACTTTTTCAGAATGCCTTGGCTTAGCTGCAGCAAAGTACATTGTTAATGTGAGAAACTCTCTCGCAGGGTGACGCCAAATGCCAAGTTCAATAGCAATTATATAACAACAACCTATGTAATGAAATGCATTTCTGATATATGCCCCGACGTTGCAGTTTCATCCACTTTTAAGCACATATTTTTTACTGCACTGTAGTACAGGTTAACTTTTAAATGACCCCAACTGTATATCTTCAACATCCTGCTATGCATATCTGTGAAATGTTCTTACTGAACAGAAATATTTCGGAAATTAAAATAGAAAAGTCAAGAATTGAGGGGATCGTTCCACCTTCTATTGAATTGTATTCCCTAGTTAGTGTGTGAAGTGAATACATCAAAGGTTGCCTGTACAAAGACATGCATAAAGAGGGTATAAAGATATTTCAACAAAAAAGACAGCAGATGCACATGTGGGATTTCAGTGAGTGGTGGTAAATGGAAATCCCACAGTGAAAAAGCTGAAATTCAGTACTGCTTGCTCTGCCCTCATATGTAGCCTCACATtgaaatgttttaccattttattttcaggacaaccagggctacaagtagaacacagaacaATGTGACATAAACATgtgcattcatgagttttattgacaaatgtcaatacACAAATAAGGTCCGCCAAGCAAAAAACATGATAAAAAATGAATTTATAAGAATGTTGtacatacagaaattgtttgctcagtgggaaattaatatccaactagtcagtgacaactatGTGGAgattggagtttgtgacagcaactatgtgagcttattacagtattatagacactatgtcctgggatttactatgatcttctatgtagcgtcatagagcaaaacagaaAACATGTGCGTTTTCGTGAAAGTCTCAGCTCAAACTTTTCAGACGTTACAGACGTTTTTGTAAGAATAACCGTTTTTGGGATtcgcccttgtctcacaaacactgctctagtTCAGCCCCGTTAATCATACACGCTAATCGTTGGTACTGGTGGATGCAAAAGAAATGGACAAAACTAATGCAAAAACAGGagtctgtagctcaaacacacaatgtttaagaGGGGTTAGAAGCACTAAATCACGCCGACGTGACAGTGGGACTCAAAAAAACATTCTGAAAATGTTGCTTTAAGGTTGTGAACACGTAAATGTGAACTACTATATTTTCTATCAAACAGCAATATTGGTCATTAATTTTAATATCAAATATAGGCTACATATCGCTTTATTGTAGAAACAGTGACCTCAAAGCTGTTTCACTACATCTTACGGTAAAGTTCATGCAGTGTTGAAATTGTCAAGCCTTAGTAGAATTTTATTGACAGAGTCAATTCATTTAGATTTTCTCAGATATCTTTATCAGTTATAGCAATGACAGAAGTACTCATTGTGCATCATTGTTGGTTGTCTGTGTATTACTTTGACATTAACTGGAATTAAGGTAGCTGGATCTGCAGCCATGCTCCAGTACTCAGTGCTGCTGCAGCTGGTCTAGGTTACACACCTGGGCAGAGAGGTTCGGGTTAGGAGAGGTGATCAAGACTTGGCAATTGTGCAAACTAGTCACACCAGAAAAAATGAGACCATTTTAAATGTGTTGGTATAAAACAACACAATATAGTACTAAAATAGTGTTGACAAGCACTATTTATACAGACTCTAAATACTTTCGACCTTGACTGAAATTTCTCTGCCAGTGGTTCTAGAAGTCCATGGGTTGGGACATAGAGGAAAGTCATTGTTGATATTATGAAACTGTTCACTTTCTGTTGCTCCATGAGTGTTACTTTATTCTGAATAGATACATCTTTGTGTAGCATCTCGTATACTGCAAAGCAGTAGCAGTAGGCTATATCCCTGATGAAGGCTATCGCTGGTGGAGTAAGTTTctcaaaaccaagtgaaatcaCAAAAAAAGTGTGTGGACAATTCTACAGCATGCCATTTTTATCAAAAGTAGAGATTTGGTTAAAGACCATATACAAACTTCCAaagttattttttatattttttatttatgtgTTAATAGTGTATGATACAGTGATCTCTTAAGTGACAAATACAGACAAAGCCTTCCAAACAATCAACAAGAGCATATAAAGATTATTTCTTATTTGGGGAAAAATTACACATACATTGAATATCATCTCATCTCTAcattacaagtgtgtgtgtggctcgCTCTCTGATAGGCCTGGTGTGTGGCTGCATGTTGTCACATAGGGGTGTTACCCAGGTGACACTTCAGTTCCTCCCCTGTTCTCTGGCAGATGCATTAAGGGAAAATAAAGCACTTTCACCGACCCCCAACTAACACTCGAGACAAACACCACAAGTCCACAACCACTCAAGATGACCCCATTGGGAATGGTATGGACAGTGGTGTGTTTGTGGACAACAGGTAGGACCGCAATATTCTGTCTACCCACTGTCAACAAGTTATTCTCTGTTGAGGTCTCAGGAACAGGATTAGACCTACCTTGACACCGAGTGCAAGTCAgagtgttaagtgtgtgtgttatttgttATTTGCTTATCATTCCATTTGTGGAAAGGTCGTTATTTCTGACTAGTCTTGTGTATTTTTGCAATAAGGTTTCACACCAGAAAAGGTTAAGGGAGTTAATGGAGCGTTGTAGAGGCCCCTGTGTTTTCTTTAAGTTTCTTTATATAAAGTTCTTTAAAATATTTAAGTGATTTGAGTGATATGTTGTTTTAGTCTGTGATGATCGAATAACAGTAAATAAAAACAGTATGCTGGAGCCAAAATGCACAGACCCTCAATATTGTCTCCAAGACATGACTGAAATTCAAAGACGACCAAGAGGTATTCTTAAATCTAACGAAAGCTCTGCAGTTAAGATATTTATACATATTTCTGTGGACATTACATATAAAGAAGCCAAGCGAAACAGTTCAGCAGTGTCTAACACAATGTTTGCTTCATAATGTCGCCTCGATAGAGAAGTCTCTCCTCTAACCTTTTATTTGTGTTTCTTCATGGTTCCAAGGTGCTATCATTTAACATTTCCACTCTTGCAAAACTACTGGTTTGATGATAGTGTTGGTTTGTGCATGTTTAGATTATTTGCTTCATTTTACATGGAGCAGTCTCAAACCTTCtgttttctttctgtctttctaaCTTACTATATGTATTTCAAGTATAATTTATCTGATTTAAATAAACAGGTTTTCACAAAATCTGGTGAAAGCACAATCATTTAATTACATTGACGCACAAGCAGACAATGTTTCAAACTTATACGGCTCTTTGTCAGGTGAAAATATTGTAGGACAGCATACGTGTTACGGACATCCATCATGTCTTCTTATTATTTTGATCTCTGTCCAGCACGCACAAATGTCAATAGGACCTTATTCCATCAGTAttgtttatatactgtatgtttccttTGATGTGGTGGAAGTTTGTTTAGCCAAACTAAACCTCCATTCGCGTCTCCTATCCCAGTGTCCAGCCAGACACCAAAAGAGTCCGACTTCGTCCGCTACCCCCGGATCAATGACACAGAGGTCCTCACCTGTGAGTGTTCCAGCCGCCTTCTGGTTCCGCACTCTCCATGGCAACCTCGGCTTCCAGTTCCTTCTCAGACTCAACAATGCTGGCCGGACCATCCACAAACACGGTGTGGACCAACACCGGTTCAAGGCCAGTCAGCGAGATGGTGGAAGCAAGATTACTTTCACACTGCCCTCATTAACATAATGGCAGAGGATGCAGGGCTGTACTCCTGTATGCTCCAGAACCAGAAAGAGAATGAGCTGTGGAGGCCAGGAGTTCTTCTCAGACCTGGAGGTGAGAGGAACCCATTTTCCTGCATGGCACTGACATTTCCCATTCTTCTTATGGCTGATTAGAGATGATTCCTGAATTAATCCAGAATTCCAATATTTCCGAGCTAGAACTAGTTACACAACAATGGAATGCACTCTCTTACACTATACtactttataatttttttaatggcCTGAGAACAGACCAATTTCCTGATTTTCAATATTCTACCAAAACAGTTTAATTCAGATTTTGCTTTGTCTCTCTTCACAGAGCTGAGTTGGAATTCATTTAATTTCTAGTGAAGTCAGGACGTCAGTGGGCAATTCAGCCTTGTTATCGAAAAGAAAAAGCAATTAGAAGTTAATATTCCCTTGCGCCAGTTGAGTTACCGTCTCAGCTTCTTCATCTG from Coregonus clupeaformis isolate EN_2021a chromosome 12, ASM2061545v1, whole genome shotgun sequence includes:
- the cd8b gene encoding LOW QUALITY PROTEIN: uncharacterized protein cd8b (The sequence of the model RefSeq protein was modified relative to this genomic sequence to represent the inferred CDS: inserted 3 bases in 2 codons; substituted 1 base at 1 genomic stop codon) is translated as MTPLGMVWTVVCLWTTVSSQTPKESDFVRYPRINDTEVLTCECSSRXFWFRTLHGNLGFQFLLRLNNAGRTIHKHGVDQHRFKASQRDGGSKITFTLXLINIMAEDAGLYSCMLQNQKENELWRPGVLLRPGETRPTLPPITKPQPQGIPNGCCTKCNXQTPKGCGSKVLWPLVGVLLALAVALSSTLYYFSLERLLSFLAFR